One Thermodesulfobacteriota bacterium DNA segment encodes these proteins:
- a CDS encoding PAS domain S-box protein translates to MSLQIRATIRDEAQFPKGLFITVLSLSVLPFVLSLLGADFRMRYLEVTEAFRITVTATILVSIFTGTLCLAHYSLERSRITFILGVSLLGTAVISGFQLFSSFMFGEGVYREFFINVSSGAVDLFPGVLILAGALILLRKKSDEDFEKRTGRYLIASSVLMGISLGVIYVLAESGPKTGAPNARALPALIWSLTPMASVIAAALATEYYTSARRTLLSYVLEITLIPLLASEIFVTLVSSLFPGEHFLYADFLKTLACFIPFIGLTLEYSRNYKEKKYALKAAGDNESRLAGLAAENRAAVGRLEEKLKELKASEEFHGALAAGLPCGAYVATDGRFVYVNGAFESLTGYSAKELIGSKTDALVSPEDREMRDGFRQGILDGTGADTCHYRIINRKRQAVWVSEKASRIVYMGSESILGSVADVTSARHVEEMLRTLSTSSPLGIYIVQDGEIKYVNRQYCEYTGYGEDDLIGTSAERLVLYLDRETVREKSRQMLERRSAEPYEYRISGKDGEIRWLTETVTRIRFRDRNAVLGSVADITERRRVEMMLRTLSTSSPIGIYIAQDGEFKFVNPQLQKFTGYTEEEMLGSKSIWYVYEEDRQSVRQNAIRMLKGEVNAPYEYRTVRKDGTVMWSMEVVRSIQYMGKEAVLGTLMDISEKKQAEELFKTLSTGTPIGVFIIQDSRFEFVNPKFEEFMGYGKDELLGANPWKLVHPLDRDEVREKSRQMQDGERKLPYEYRVVDKHGETKWVMETSTSIQYRGRQAILGSLMDISEMKKAEEELKHAKEAAEAASQAKSEFLANVSHEIRTPLNAIVGMTELMMDTALSNEQQETLRVIESSSEALLSLINEILDFSRIEVGQMEIEEEPFSLKELVEGVADSLSVRAFEKGLELVCYINHNVPDRLIGDMSRIRQVLVNLVVNAIKFTDAGEVLINLENMRPVDGDDVELQFRVTDTGIGIPEEHRERIFEKFSQVDSSTTRTFGGAGLGLSISKSLVELMNGKIWYESEVGKGTTFYFSLPLKLDWEKEGRVARVQPNFRSTPVLIVDDNGTNRLVLRKMLSLWGFEVMESSGGRAALSLLHNMDKKPPLIIVDKQMPGMDGIEFTEHVRNSIGSDIKILLLTSWGGMNFSDIKDRGIDETIVKPVKSTKLYEAVSRLVKEDRYLSDRERDRYAGSPFESARAKQRAKPRILVVDDTPDNQNLAKRILELGGYEVDVASGGREGAESACSNDYDLILMDIQMPVMDGFEATRMIRDWEKGKQMERTPIVAVTAHALMGYREKCLENDMDDYITKPLTKKFLLDMVKKWLDRQGSGAESGSPGIDLGA, encoded by the coding sequence GGGAGGGCGTTTACAGGGAATTCTTCATCAACGTATCCTCGGGCGCAGTCGACCTCTTCCCGGGGGTCCTGATACTTGCAGGCGCATTGATTCTCCTCAGAAAAAAATCTGACGAGGACTTCGAGAAGAGGACTGGACGCTACCTCATAGCGAGCTCGGTCCTAATGGGCATATCGCTCGGAGTGATTTACGTGCTCGCGGAATCGGGCCCCAAGACGGGCGCTCCGAACGCGCGCGCGCTTCCGGCCCTTATATGGAGCCTCACGCCCATGGCGTCCGTGATCGCGGCCGCTCTCGCTACGGAATACTATACGAGCGCCAGAAGGACGCTCCTCTCCTACGTGCTCGAAATAACGCTTATACCGCTCCTCGCTTCCGAGATATTCGTGACGCTCGTCTCGTCGCTCTTCCCGGGCGAGCATTTCCTCTACGCCGATTTCCTGAAGACGCTCGCCTGCTTCATCCCGTTCATCGGGCTTACGCTCGAGTACTCGAGGAACTACAAAGAAAAAAAATACGCGCTTAAGGCGGCGGGGGATAATGAATCCAGGCTCGCGGGCCTCGCGGCCGAGAACCGCGCGGCTGTCGGGAGGCTCGAGGAGAAGCTCAAGGAGCTTAAGGCGTCCGAGGAGTTCCACGGCGCGCTTGCGGCGGGCCTGCCCTGCGGGGCCTACGTAGCCACGGACGGACGGTTCGTATACGTCAACGGCGCTTTCGAGAGCCTGACGGGCTATTCGGCAAAGGAGCTCATAGGGTCGAAAACGGACGCGCTCGTGTCGCCCGAGGACAGGGAGATGCGCGACGGGTTCAGACAGGGGATACTCGACGGAACAGGAGCCGATACCTGCCATTACAGGATCATAAACAGGAAGAGGCAGGCGGTGTGGGTTTCGGAGAAGGCGTCCAGAATCGTGTACATGGGCAGTGAGTCCATACTCGGGAGCGTGGCCGACGTCACTTCGGCGAGACACGTGGAGGAGATGCTGAGGACCCTCTCCACGAGCTCCCCGCTCGGCATCTACATAGTCCAGGACGGGGAGATAAAGTACGTGAACAGGCAGTACTGCGAATATACGGGATACGGGGAAGATGACCTCATAGGGACGAGCGCCGAGAGGCTGGTCCTCTACCTCGACCGGGAGACCGTGAGGGAGAAATCGAGGCAGATGCTCGAGCGGAGGAGCGCCGAGCCCTACGAATACAGGATATCGGGCAAGGACGGCGAGATCAGGTGGCTCACCGAGACCGTGACGAGGATAAGGTTCCGCGACAGGAACGCCGTGCTCGGGAGCGTGGCCGACATCACGGAGAGGAGAAGGGTGGAGATGATGCTGAGGACCCTCTCGACGAGCTCTCCTATCGGCATATACATAGCCCAGGACGGTGAATTCAAATTCGTAAACCCGCAGCTCCAGAAATTCACGGGCTACACGGAAGAGGAGATGCTGGGGAGCAAGTCCATCTGGTACGTATACGAGGAAGACAGGCAGTCCGTGAGACAGAACGCGATCAGGATGCTCAAGGGCGAGGTCAACGCGCCCTACGAATACAGGACCGTAAGGAAGGACGGCACCGTGATGTGGTCGATGGAGGTCGTGAGGTCGATCCAGTACATGGGAAAGGAAGCGGTGCTCGGTACGCTCATGGACATCTCGGAAAAGAAGCAGGCCGAAGAGCTGTTCAAGACGCTTTCGACTGGGACCCCGATCGGGGTGTTCATCATACAGGACTCGAGGTTCGAGTTCGTGAACCCGAAGTTCGAGGAGTTCATGGGCTACGGCAAGGACGAGCTCCTGGGCGCGAACCCCTGGAAGCTGGTGCATCCGCTCGACCGCGACGAAGTGAGGGAGAAGTCGAGGCAGATGCAGGACGGGGAGAGGAAGCTGCCCTACGAGTACAGGGTCGTGGACAAGCACGGCGAGACGAAATGGGTGATGGAGACGAGCACTTCGATACAGTACAGGGGCAGGCAGGCGATACTGGGGAGCCTGATGGACATATCCGAAATGAAAAAGGCGGAAGAGGAGTTAAAGCACGCGAAAGAGGCCGCGGAAGCGGCGAGCCAGGCGAAGTCGGAGTTCCTCGCCAACGTGAGCCACGAGATAAGGACGCCGCTTAACGCGATCGTCGGTATGACGGAGCTCATGATGGACACCGCGCTCTCAAACGAGCAGCAGGAGACCCTCAGGGTGATAGAGTCCTCCTCGGAGGCGCTCCTCAGCCTGATAAACGAGATACTCGATTTCTCGAGGATCGAAGTCGGGCAGATGGAGATCGAGGAAGAGCCTTTCAGCCTGAAGGAGCTCGTGGAGGGAGTCGCGGATTCGCTGTCGGTGAGGGCTTTCGAGAAGGGGCTCGAGCTCGTATGCTATATCAACCACAACGTGCCCGACCGCCTGATCGGTGACATGTCCAGGATAAGGCAGGTGCTCGTGAACCTGGTGGTGAACGCGATAAAGTTCACGGATGCGGGCGAGGTGCTGATAAACCTCGAGAACATGCGGCCCGTCGACGGGGACGACGTCGAGCTCCAGTTCAGGGTGACCGACACGGGCATAGGCATCCCGGAAGAGCACAGGGAAAGGATATTCGAGAAATTCTCGCAGGTCGACAGCTCGACGACGAGGACGTTCGGCGGCGCGGGTCTCGGCCTCAGCATATCCAAGTCCCTCGTGGAGCTGATGAACGGAAAGATATGGTACGAGAGCGAGGTCGGGAAAGGCACCACGTTCTACTTCAGCCTCCCTCTCAAGCTCGACTGGGAGAAGGAGGGCAGGGTCGCCAGGGTGCAGCCGAATTTCCGCAGCACGCCCGTACTCATCGTCGACGACAACGGGACCAACAGGCTCGTGCTCAGGAAGATGCTCTCTCTCTGGGGGTTCGAAGTGATGGAATCGAGCGGGGGCAGGGCGGCGCTGTCTCTCCTCCACAATATGGACAAGAAGCCGCCTCTCATAATAGTGGACAAGCAGATGCCCGGCATGGACGGCATAGAGTTCACGGAGCACGTGAGGAACTCTATCGGGAGCGATATAAAAATACTCCTCCTCACCTCGTGGGGAGGGATGAACTTCTCGGATATAAAGGACAGGGGGATCGACGAGACGATAGTAAAGCCTGTCAAGAGCACGAAGCTCTACGAGGCGGTGTCCCGGCTCGTGAAGGAAGACCGGTATTTGAGCGACAGGGAGCGGGACCGTTACGCGGGCTCACCGTTCGAATCGGCCAGGGCGAAGCAGAGGGCCAAGCCGCGTATTCTCGTGGTGGACGACACGCCCGACAACCAGAACCTGGCCAAGAGGATCCTCGAGCTTGGGGGATACGAGGTCGACGTCGCTTCGGGCGGAAGGGAAGGGGCGGAGTCCGCGTGCAGCAACGACTACGACCTGATACTGATGGACATACAGATGCCGGTCATGGACGGGTTCGAGGCTACGAGGATGATCAGGGACTGGGAGAAGGGGAAGCAGATGGAAAGGACGCCGATAGTGGCCGTCACCGCCCACGCACTCATGGGTTACAGGGAAAAGTGTCTCGAGAACGACATGGACGATTATATCACGAAGCCGCTTACCAAGAAGTTCCTCCTCGATATGGTGAAGAAGTGGCTCGACAGGCAGGGGAGCGGCGCCGAGAGCGGCTCTCCCGGAATCGACCTGGGGGCCTGA
- a CDS encoding DUF4301 family protein, whose protein sequence is MPDLIITAGVYSDLNASARKLDPRILREIEARGIDPGTVLSQIETFARGIPPSDLVRPCTPGDGIISITDSAESYARRYETESSRRKIVKFVPASGAASRMFRELLAAAQGGALERGRLERAARDGDRDAEAVLRFVDELGKFAFHDSLESALEKNGYRMRELLAAGEYGEIIGHTLGEKGLNYSNLPKGLIEFHKYPVRNRTAFEEHLAEALTYAKDGSGRAGVHFTLSPEHVGIVSAHIDAVRGFYEQEGERLDIGYSVQKPSTDTIAVDMENRPFIGDDGKPVFRPAGHGALIENLGELGCDIAFIKNIDNVVPDRLKGETYLWKKALGGYLLALESLVFMALGKLEGGGSREDAAGELRELSRMGLEIVIPAGMENATGEEVSAHLVSALRRPLRVCGVVRNEHEPGGGPFWVRGKDGRLTKQIVESAQADMSSPGQKAVWESSTHFNPVDIVCGLKDNRGRPYDLHAFIDRDAGFISVKSKDGRDLKALELPGLWNGAMAFWNTVFVEVPLVTFNPVKTVFDLLKPEHQPKL, encoded by the coding sequence TTGCCGGATTTAATTATAACCGCCGGAGTGTATTCGGACTTGAACGCGAGCGCACGGAAACTCGACCCGAGGATACTGAGAGAAATCGAAGCGAGGGGCATCGACCCGGGGACGGTATTGTCTCAGATAGAAACATTCGCGAGGGGCATACCCCCTTCAGATCTCGTCAGGCCGTGCACGCCGGGGGACGGGATAATATCGATAACCGACAGTGCGGAATCTTATGCCCGGCGCTACGAGACCGAATCCTCCCGGAGGAAGATTGTCAAGTTCGTCCCGGCATCAGGGGCCGCGAGCAGGATGTTCAGGGAGCTCCTGGCGGCGGCCCAGGGCGGCGCACTCGAGCGGGGAAGGCTCGAAAGGGCTGCGAGAGATGGGGACAGGGACGCCGAGGCCGTGCTCAGGTTCGTGGACGAGCTCGGGAAGTTCGCCTTCCACGACAGCCTCGAATCGGCGCTCGAAAAAAACGGATACCGGATGAGGGAGCTCCTCGCGGCCGGCGAATACGGCGAGATCATCGGCCACACGCTCGGGGAGAAGGGCCTCAATTACTCGAACCTGCCGAAAGGGCTGATCGAGTTCCACAAATATCCCGTCCGCAACAGGACCGCTTTCGAGGAGCACTTAGCTGAGGCGCTCACTTACGCGAAAGACGGTTCGGGCAGGGCGGGCGTCCATTTCACACTGTCGCCCGAGCACGTCGGGATCGTGAGCGCGCATATAGACGCCGTCAGGGGATTCTACGAGCAGGAAGGGGAGAGGCTCGATATCGGATACTCGGTGCAGAAACCGTCCACGGACACGATTGCCGTCGACATGGAGAACAGGCCGTTCATAGGGGACGACGGGAAGCCAGTGTTCAGGCCCGCGGGGCACGGCGCACTCATAGAGAACTTGGGCGAGCTCGGCTGCGATATAGCATTCATAAAGAACATAGACAACGTGGTGCCCGACAGGCTCAAGGGCGAGACGTACCTATGGAAGAAGGCGCTCGGCGGATACCTGCTCGCGCTTGAAAGCCTCGTCTTCATGGCGCTCGGGAAGCTCGAGGGCGGGGGCTCGCGCGAGGACGCAGCCGGGGAGCTCCGGGAACTCTCCCGCATGGGGCTCGAAATCGTCATCCCCGCAGGGATGGAAAACGCTACGGGCGAGGAGGTGTCCGCTCACCTCGTATCCGCTCTCAGGAGGCCTCTCAGGGTGTGCGGGGTGGTGAGGAACGAGCACGAGCCGGGAGGCGGGCCGTTCTGGGTGAGGGGGAAGGACGGCAGGCTCACGAAGCAGATCGTTGAATCCGCGCAGGCGGACATGAGCTCGCCGGGGCAAAAGGCCGTCTGGGAGTCCTCGACGCACTTCAACCCCGTGGACATCGTCTGCGGTCTCAAGGACAACAGGGGACGGCCCTACGACCTCCACGCCTTCATCGACCGTGACGCGGGGTTCATATCCGTCAAATCGAAGGACGGGAGAGACCTCAAGGCGCTTGAGCTGCCGGGTCTCTGGAACGGTGCGATGGCCTTCTGGAACACCGTTTTCGTCGAAGTCCCGCTAGTGACGTTCAACCCCGTCAAGACCGTATTCGACCTTCTCAAGCCGGAGCACCAGCCGAAGCTGTAA
- a CDS encoding Hpt domain-containing protein: MPEKRYTKKEVVYVDPDFMDLIPFFLESRHKDIVNIRECVAKADLKEAQRLGHGMKGAGGGYGFQEISRIGKSIEDAAKSGDTGEIENALDMLAEYLSVVEVLPGKSEMLD, encoded by the coding sequence ATGCCTGAAAAACGATACACCAAAAAAGAGGTAGTATACGTGGACCCCGATTTCATGGACCTTATACCCTTCTTTCTCGAAAGCAGGCACAAGGACATAGTCAACATCAGGGAGTGCGTGGCGAAGGCGGACCTGAAAGAGGCGCAGAGGCTGGGACACGGCATGAAGGGCGCGGGCGGCGGGTACGGTTTCCAGGAGATTAGCAGGATAGGGAAGAGCATCGAGGATGCCGCGAAGTCAGGCGACACCGGCGAGATAGAGAATGCGCTCGACATGCTGGCCGAATACCTGTCCGTCGTCGAGGTGCTCCCGGGCAAGAGCGAGATGCTCGACTGA
- a CDS encoding ATP-binding protein has protein sequence MIRKAVFKEDFDEFIDDTGIQIKHSGGRSPSLRDIYIFPDVDVLSPGNLAGAGPGSRRINSSALIDAAEEGGGVLVCGPEDSGKTSLLKVLARRFAESGFFPLYADGKSLRIPRPEETAEFFLGKYGSQYTAESCGLIRAEPRERRILLLDNADRIRTGSAELGSFLLGLKEHFGGAVLTAVNPPEFTGLPSGLSVYGVPAGYAVCGIAELGHALREELISKWTGTGRAEDDKTAAQRKDRLRGAVDAVLARNLVPSYPVFILTILQMADSEDQEGPGASSYGQYYDYLITKSLKDAVRREDLPFFMSLLSGLAYRMFSRRSRWISGEDLEALIGEVSADSPHPPEPPASVIAALLGSETLAGRESGYEFRYGYIYHYFAALYFSRSLHDENLKEEVKRLAGSLDDEEYANIMLFLIHLSGDPFLLEQIARNVEYAAVSEEHYGNEEEETYLDDLLRELDRLMDKDRKLKEIRAEYLTPSQAEKQPIGFRTNGADIRVRRRKEAALYGSARKSQFVDALLRVSSELLYGEPATGPRDVPREIGENVYALWLSSLKRRKREADRMREAAEGMEEHVIEVGGPGEEISYLTALYGLYMRIYLLSVRRLSLLTEAGSPEYEDTIPDELMRICSGLFRKDQPPDIDTIGRFLDANKERRFARELVRECASLRIYIFGDDSDYSRELKKLLGIVDVK, from the coding sequence ATGATCAGGAAAGCTGTATTCAAAGAAGATTTCGACGAGTTTATCGACGATACCGGCATACAGATAAAACACAGTGGCGGGAGGAGCCCCTCCCTCCGGGATATATATATATTCCCGGACGTCGACGTGCTTAGCCCCGGAAACCTGGCGGGCGCGGGGCCGGGCAGCAGGAGAATAAACTCATCCGCGCTTATCGACGCCGCGGAAGAAGGCGGAGGTGTGCTCGTATGCGGCCCTGAGGATTCGGGAAAGACGTCCCTCCTCAAGGTCCTCGCCCGGCGTTTCGCCGAATCGGGATTCTTCCCCCTCTATGCCGACGGGAAGAGTCTCCGCATACCGCGCCCGGAAGAAACGGCCGAATTCTTTCTCGGGAAATACGGGTCGCAATATACGGCTGAGAGCTGCGGGCTTATAAGAGCGGAGCCCCGGGAAAGGAGGATACTCCTTCTCGATAACGCCGACAGGATAAGGACGGGGTCAGCCGAGCTCGGCTCTTTCCTCCTCGGTCTGAAGGAGCATTTCGGCGGAGCGGTCCTGACGGCGGTGAACCCGCCCGAATTCACCGGCCTGCCCAGTGGATTGTCCGTTTACGGGGTGCCCGCCGGATATGCCGTGTGCGGGATAGCGGAGCTCGGACACGCGCTCAGGGAAGAGCTCATCTCGAAATGGACGGGGACCGGAAGGGCGGAAGACGATAAGACGGCCGCTCAGAGGAAAGACAGGCTGAGAGGCGCAGTGGATGCGGTCCTCGCAAGAAACCTCGTCCCTTCCTACCCGGTATTCATATTGACGATACTGCAGATGGCCGATTCCGAAGACCAGGAGGGGCCGGGCGCAAGCTCATACGGGCAATATTACGATTACCTGATTACAAAATCCCTCAAGGACGCCGTACGCCGGGAAGACCTGCCCTTCTTTATGAGCCTCCTTTCCGGGCTCGCATACAGGATGTTCTCCAGGAGGAGCAGGTGGATATCGGGGGAAGACCTGGAAGCCCTCATCGGCGAGGTCTCGGCGGATTCCCCGCACCCGCCGGAACCCCCCGCCTCCGTGATAGCCGCGCTCCTCGGATCGGAGACCCTCGCCGGCAGGGAATCGGGTTACGAATTCAGGTACGGGTATATATACCACTACTTCGCCGCCCTTTACTTTTCCAGGAGCCTGCACGATGAAAACTTGAAAGAGGAAGTGAAAAGGCTCGCCGGGAGCCTCGACGATGAGGAATACGCCAACATAATGCTGTTCCTCATCCACCTCTCCGGGGACCCTTTCCTTCTCGAGCAGATCGCCCGCAACGTCGAGTACGCCGCGGTCTCGGAAGAGCACTACGGAAACGAGGAGGAAGAGACGTACCTGGACGACCTCCTGAGAGAGCTCGACAGGCTCATGGACAAGGACAGGAAGCTTAAGGAGATAAGGGCCGAGTACCTCACGCCTTCACAGGCGGAAAAGCAGCCCATCGGGTTCCGCACGAACGGCGCGGATATAAGGGTCAGGAGGAGAAAGGAAGCCGCCCTTTACGGCTCGGCGCGGAAGTCGCAATTCGTAGACGCGCTCCTGAGAGTCTCATCCGAGCTGCTTTACGGAGAACCTGCCACGGGCCCTCGAGATGTCCCCCGTGAAATCGGCGAGAACGTTTATGCACTCTGGCTCTCGTCGCTCAAGAGAAGAAAAAGAGAGGCGGACAGGATGAGGGAAGCTGCCGAGGGGATGGAGGAGCACGTGATCGAAGTCGGCGGGCCGGGAGAGGAGATCTCCTACCTGACCGCGCTTTACGGTCTCTACATGAGAATATATTTGCTTAGCGTGAGGCGGCTGTCACTCCTCACGGAGGCGGGCTCTCCCGAATACGAGGACACGATCCCTGACGAGCTGATGAGGATTTGCTCGGGACTATTCCGTAAAGACCAGCCGCCCGACATAGACACTATCGGCAGGTTCCTCGACGCGAATAAAGAGAGGAGATTCGCGAGAGAGCTCGTGAGGGAATGCGCGTCACTCCGCATCTACATATTCGGAGACGATTCCGATTACTCCCGGGAGCTGAAAAAACTGCTCGGCATTGTAGATGTTAAATAA
- a CDS encoding heavy metal translocating P-type ATPase — MRDTRFINRVVLAITICGITAGLAAHFLKIPEIADWAWAGSTAAALIPLTFVVARALLAGKLGVDVIALIAMAGSLYLGQYLAGAVIALMLSGGQVLEGYAESRARKELSALIARTPRTVNRLDGDTVTAAPIEEVKPGDFLMVKPGEIVPVDGVVIGGSAVLDESALTGESKPVEHRDRDQVLSGTVNASRSPFKMRATVTARESVYAGIIRLVEQAQAARAPLVRMADRYAIFFLPATLAVSAFAWIISGDPVRALAVLVVATPCPLILAVPVAIVSGLSRAARRGIIIKGGLALETLARGKVLILDKTGTITRGEPILSGVESLGDCDPDELLKLSASLDQVSPHVLARPIVNAAIDRGLYLSFPEDVTEAFGSGITGTVNGRRVKLGRMNWVLSGMPSDPRARRLHRRSLLDGSSCVFVSLDGAPAGVLILDDPVRPDAPLTIRALKRVGFQRIVMLTGDHKDVAVSVGAAIGIDKVLAERSPQEKVDAVVTERSEGVTVMVGDGINDAAALATADVGVAMGARGATASSEAADVVLLVDKLDRLIEAVRIARRSRSIAFESIAVGMGLSIAAMLAAAAGFLVPVAGALLQEVIDVVVILNALRALRDGPQKNHIDPDAARIGLQFRDEHEKLMPEVKHIRYVTDRLDTMPPATALRELREIHTFLSERLLPHEKAEDAVVYPLVADIIGGEDPTATMSRAHIEISHLIKVFGHVLEELPEHGPGPEDIRELRRILYGLYAILTLHFAQEEESYLALIEERMKSDKDRQD; from the coding sequence ATGCGTGATACCCGTTTCATAAACCGGGTAGTCCTCGCCATCACTATATGCGGAATTACTGCGGGTCTCGCGGCGCACTTCCTGAAAATACCTGAGATAGCGGACTGGGCCTGGGCGGGATCCACCGCCGCGGCGCTCATACCCCTCACATTCGTCGTCGCGCGCGCTTTACTTGCGGGCAAGCTGGGCGTGGACGTGATCGCGCTCATAGCGATGGCAGGCTCCCTCTACCTCGGACAATATCTCGCGGGCGCCGTGATCGCGCTCATGCTCTCGGGCGGCCAGGTGCTGGAAGGGTACGCCGAATCGAGGGCGCGGAAAGAGCTCTCCGCACTAATAGCACGCACGCCGCGGACGGTCAACAGGCTCGACGGGGACACCGTAACCGCGGCTCCGATAGAAGAAGTGAAGCCCGGGGACTTCCTCATGGTCAAGCCGGGCGAGATCGTGCCCGTCGACGGCGTCGTCATAGGCGGCTCCGCCGTGCTCGACGAATCGGCCCTTACGGGAGAGTCGAAGCCCGTCGAGCACAGGGACAGGGACCAGGTCCTGAGCGGCACGGTGAACGCGTCCCGGTCTCCCTTCAAAATGAGGGCGACCGTTACCGCCCGCGAGAGCGTGTACGCTGGGATAATAAGGCTCGTCGAGCAGGCCCAGGCGGCCAGGGCCCCGCTCGTACGTATGGCCGACAGGTACGCGATATTCTTCCTTCCCGCGACCCTCGCCGTCTCGGCGTTCGCATGGATAATCTCGGGCGACCCGGTGCGGGCCCTCGCCGTGCTCGTTGTCGCGACCCCCTGCCCTCTCATACTCGCGGTTCCGGTAGCGATAGTCTCCGGGCTCTCGCGCGCGGCCCGGCGCGGAATCATCATAAAAGGCGGCCTCGCGTTAGAGACGCTCGCCCGGGGGAAGGTTCTCATCCTCGACAAGACCGGGACCATAACGAGGGGCGAGCCGATCCTGAGCGGAGTGGAGAGCCTCGGGGACTGCGACCCAGATGAATTGCTCAAGCTCTCAGCCTCGCTCGACCAGGTGTCTCCGCACGTCCTCGCACGGCCCATAGTGAATGCCGCCATAGACAGGGGGCTCTACCTGAGCTTCCCCGAAGACGTAACGGAGGCGTTCGGCTCGGGCATAACCGGCACGGTGAACGGCAGGAGAGTGAAGCTCGGCAGAATGAACTGGGTGCTGAGCGGCATGCCGTCAGACCCGAGGGCGCGCAGACTCCACCGGAGGTCCTTGCTCGACGGCTCTTCGTGCGTGTTCGTGTCTCTGGACGGCGCGCCCGCGGGGGTGCTGATACTGGACGACCCGGTGAGGCCCGACGCGCCTCTCACGATACGCGCGCTCAAACGGGTCGGGTTTCAGAGGATTGTAATGCTGACGGGGGACCACAAGGACGTCGCAGTTTCCGTAGGCGCGGCCATAGGCATAGACAAAGTGCTCGCGGAGCGCTCGCCCCAGGAGAAGGTGGACGCGGTGGTTACGGAGCGCTCCGAAGGAGTCACGGTAATGGTGGGGGACGGCATAAACGACGCGGCGGCTCTCGCGACGGCCGACGTCGGCGTGGCCATGGGCGCGAGAGGTGCGACTGCGTCCTCGGAAGCCGCAGACGTCGTGCTCCTCGTCGACAAGCTTGACCGTCTGATAGAAGCCGTACGCATAGCCAGGAGGTCGAGGTCGATCGCTTTCGAGAGCATTGCAGTCGGAATGGGCCTCTCGATAGCGGCGATGCTCGCCGCGGCAGCCGGCTTCCTCGTACCGGTCGCCGGCGCTCTCCTTCAGGAGGTAATAGACGTGGTCGTCATACTGAATGCGCTCAGGGCGCTCAGGGACGGGCCGCAGAAGAATCATATAGACCCGGACGCAGCCAGGATCGGCCTCCAGTTCCGGGACGAGCATGAGAAGCTCATGCCCGAGGTCAAGCACATAAGATATGTCACCGACAGGCTCGACACCATGCCGCCCGCAACGGCCCTCAGGGAGCTACGGGAGATACATACGTTCTTGTCGGAGCGGCTTCTGCCGCACGAGAAAGCCGAAGACGCCGTCGTCTACCCGCTCGTGGCCGACATAATAGGGGGAGAGGACCCGACCGCCACGATGAGCAGGGCGCACATCGAAATAAGCCACCTCATCAAGGTATTCGGTCACGTGCTGGAGGAGCTGCCGGAGCACGGCCCGGGCCCGGAGGACATCAGGGAGCTGAGGAGGATACTCTACGGTCTCTATGCGATACTCACCCTCCACTTCGCGCAGGAAGAGGAGTCCTACCTGGCGCTGATAGAAGAGCGAATGAAATCGGACAAGGACCGGCAGGACTAA